The region TATAGGCATGTATTCTTAAAATGCCCCTGTCTGCATTAGATGACCTCACATTGTGAGAATATTTTGAGGTCATCCTGTTAGTTCGATATCCTGTTCTTTCAGAAAGTGCCCAAGCTGTAGAGCACTATTGAGGAACGTGCTGGCCTCCATTAGAAGAAGGATAAGGCCGGTTGCACCAACATAAGATTCAAACTACATCTTGAAGAGGTACGGCACATTCCCAGTAATGTTTAGGAGCATAGTCACGTCAGCAGTTGAGTCAGCTccttattttttgacaagtgaCATTCTTCACTGGAAATGTCTCCCTAGTGTCAGCTGCAGGGCTTGTGCCGAGTGTGTCAGTGCTCTGCAAGCTGAGCGTTACCTGTGAGTAGAAAAATATGGCTGTCGTCTGAGCAACCCAAGGGTAAAAACTTTAGACTTTTGACGTGACAGTGGGGCAGCAtgtggttagctttgctgctttgtagcactggggccctgggttcaattccagatctcTGGTGTGATCTGtgtggtttgtatgttctccttgtgtcctGTGTTCATTTGGGTTTCCTCCCATTgtccaaaaacacactggtaAGTCAATTCACTTCCAAGAgaaattggccctgatgtgagtgagTCTGTGCATGTCagcgtttgtgtgtgtgtctgcccggCAGTGCagtggcgtcccatccagggtgtaccctgcttttcacccgttgcttgctgggataggcaccaactcccccacaaccctgaattggaggaaccagttagaaattggatggatgTGACAGTTGTCACTGGAAAGAGAGGTGGAAGAAGGAAGTAATGGAATCAAATACAACCGTGACTGCTTTAAATAGAGCAAATTGTGTTTACTCAAGACATAGATCTGTTTAGTATAAGCATGTTAGTACTTAAAAGGAGCCTATGAACCTCTTTTTCCTGTTGCTAATCAAAACCTACTCTGCCATTAATGATTTAGCTAAGGAGCTTGTCCGTAGGGAAAAAGTCtttcttggtaaaaaaaaaaagaacttttacTATTCAAGGTTATTTAAGACCAAAGTGATCCAAATTATATTGCACTTCCAGAATTATTTACAACACAAAGAttaatttttacttttacaaTCTTATCACATGACCAGTCAGCTGACCCTTGTTTTACATAATGTAAGCTAAGGAGGGGCTGCATACCTTAATTAAGATAAGTAATGTACCTACTTAAATGTCAAAAGCATGCACACCCACAGAGGAGTGTACAAGTTTGTTTAGTTTCTGGCTTGGCTGTTGATTATGTTGCTGTCTCCCAGCATGAGCTTCACTGGTGTGTTTCATTCATTTGTTACGCTACAGAGTAATCCACTCTTAAATAATGCCTGCAGCTGCCTTTTAAGCCCAACCATCTATTAAATCTCTTTCTCTaacctggatgccacaaaataaatgggagcctatctccctattGTAAAATGTAGTCACTAAGCAGGAGAGGCAATTCTAAACTGAGGGATTCTTTACTCCACGTTCCCTAAGAGCTACAGAATAGCAAGTTCTCAGCAAGATTCAAATATGTAGCTCTAATCAGAACTTTTCAGATGATCTCGAACGAGGACGTTTCTTCTGGCACAAGCTTCGAGTTCCATCTccccctgtctccctctctctattGTGGTCTgaccttttctttattttttctttctctgtcttGATTTGATCTTGTGTGGTGtctttctggactgttgattgacacttaatcTTTAAACCCAAAACTTAAAGTAACTAAGGTAAGCCAAGGCCATTGCTTTGATCACAGAATCTGGACCCCCTACATCTCTGAAACATTACCTTGGCTTTGAAGCTGAAAACTGTTTACACAACCAGGTGTTACACACTTTATCTAGTCTCTTAGAGACACTTCCTAGTCACCTATAGCTGTaacaataatatataaaaaagatgAGTTTTAGTTTAGTAAAAAGTGGATTTATTCAGCTGCATCACTGTACAAACTTGAAGATTCTTCCAGACGATAGGCTGTGTacattacaaacaagaggaggtcattcatATCATTCTTGCTCATTTGATAACTATTAGGTAGTTCATCAAGGGTCctatcctgctgtttcttgaaagaagccagtctAGAAACAACCCCTTGTGTAAGGAGATACCTAATGGTCTTGagtcttaaatgcattttaagtcccatttgtattaatttgtattaatttttccCGATTGATCTCGAAGACGTCCAAAGGGTTGACTTCAGTATAAGGTCAGAAATGATCGGtattgtttgtaaaaaaaaaaaatactcttttaGCTGCGATATGGTCAAGCTGAAGTGTAAAAGTGACCTTGACCAAAAGGATTGTCCAtcgttttgttttcttgaatgACCACAGCCTATCTCAGGTTAACTTTTGCTGGGTCCCTGCTCAAAGGGAATTATGAAACAAGTTAAAATTCAGCAGACAAAACAGCGAGGAAGCAAAATCGGCTTTTCTGCATGACGTAGCCTGAAACAACTGCCAACCAAACTGTTTTTGGCATTATTTGCATTTGAATCTGTGCCtaaatgtctgtttttcttaCCAGCCATCGACATCAAGATGACCATGAGTGTGAGAAACTGGAGCCTCTAAAACCACGAATGGCTGCCACTCAGCAACTTGTCAAGGAAATAGTAGGTCGGTGAAATAAATCCTGCATTGCCTATGATACTTGTTTTTCTACTGTCCCTCTACACCCTTGTTTCCTTGTTTTTAACCATCACATAATATAAAGTGATACGAAACAACACACCATGTTTTGCCAATgaaagattcagaaaaaaactgtCTTAATTCTAATCATTTTTGTTAGAGTAAAGCAATTGCCTGTGCTCTTTAAAGCACTAAACCTGTGAGAGCAAATAGCAGGTTTCTGAAAAATGTAATACAGCTGTGAACAACTCAATTGAATCAGGTTTCACTTATTCAGGTAGTCTAATAAACCAAACTCTATAGAAAATAGTAGAGCAGCGACATAaggttggtcacccccatgttcGAACTTATTTAAGTCACCCAGAATTGTTCCTACTCCTCAATAGAGTGAACCAGTATGCAGTGAACTTCAAGATGTTATTGTTTATTCCATTGAAGGGAAGCACAGTGCTACAGTGGTTATTATTGCTGCTTTgcggcactggggccctgggttcagttcttggggtaatttgtatgttctttctGCGTTTCTCTCTGGAAACATTGGCGCTGGTATGAGtacgtgtgtgtctgtgcttgtgtctgtgtgtgctctgcaaaaGACTGGCGTCTCTTCCAGGTGTATCCGCTGCCTTGAGCCCTTTGCATGACAGGATAGGCTCTAgctctcccacaaccctgtgCTGGATGAGAAAGCAGATGAATGGAGTTCCATCCATCCACCTCCAGaccagaaagctgcttattcctgatGAGACTCGTAGCAACCTGGCACCAGTCCCAAAAGCAGAGGATAACACCCTTGATGGGACACATAAGAGCAGAAGACAGGATACAGATGGAAAGAGGGGATTCGGTTCTTTTGGGTAGTTTGGTGGCTAGAATGTATTTGATCCACGGATCTCAGGGGGCTCTTTCTTGTAAGAAGCCAGGGTGTCAGCTTCAATAGTATTGCTGGGTAATTTGTTCCAGACCCCCCACAACCTTATGTGTGTTAAAAGTGCCTCTAGTTCTCAATTTTATAAACACCTCTGTGTAATTGCTGCATATGCCCTCTGGTTAGTGTTGTACTATCAATTCTGACAAAGTCTTATTAGGTTGTCCTTGTTTCCATCAACATTCATTTTGATTTGGCAAGTATCTGTCCCATCTATAATTTTATCGCTGGGTAAGTCACTGCTTCTGTGTTTGGTAAACCCTCCATTATTATATCATTTAACgagtacagtaagtaaaaatctaattttttactgtaaatctatAACAGAAACAAGCGTTAAACAAATTCCTGTGGAATACTGCTCTTTACATTGATCAGAGATTGTGTTCTCTAAGATTACATGTTTTTGTTTGGTATTTTATCACATTTGATATTATATGCAATATTAAATTGTTGCAGTTACTCAGATTCTCATTACTGAATAAGGATTTTTTTCCATAATGAATTCAGTGGACAGGACTGTCCATAGGAGGGCGGTGTGACCACTGTATTTCTTACAGCTAGAATATCAGAACAGTGAAGTACTGTCTTAGTAGTGCTGTCTAATAAAAGCTGTCATACATTAATTTTGTCTTCACAACCTTTTGTGATATTAACTGTCAGAACTATTACTTGTTTGTTTTCAGGAAGACGTGCAAGCAGCTGCATTTTTCCCCTTATAGATGTACTCATGGCTTTTTAAAGTCATCACATAAACAATTTAGTGAGGAAAATGCCGCGGGCAAAAGTGATGTATGTTTGTTGgttagtaatatactgtatattgtacacaCTAAAGCACCCAGCAAGCTGTAGATTATTGTCTTTAAATGAAATgaagttaatttaattttctagaGTCTAAGAAAGGGGCTCCAGCCAGCAAAGGAAGAAGAGGAGCGAAaaacagtgcaacagcagcaaaagttgccTTGATGAAGCTAAAGCTACACGCAGCTGGGGACAAGTCATTACTGCAGGTATTGAGTCTGTGCCAGAGTAATTCTTACGTTGCTGGGAAACCACGTGAATCGGGTCGTTAAATGTGCGATTCTTATGCAGCTGATGCTCAATGTGTGGACCTCCAGTTTGTTCCACTACAGAATTATTTGAAAACCTTGATTATTTAGTTGATAGTTAGCGGATTAATATAGCAATGGAAGAGCCGATAGCGTTAAAGTACAGTGGTGGAGTGGATTGGGAGGACCACAGGTTGATTCTCCCAGATGTAGCTTCTATATTTCAACATTAATTTAATAGTAGGAGATGTCATATGAGCTTTGTGTGAGTTTTAAATGGGATACACTATGAAAACAGGCTGATTGTTTTACTCCTAGAAGGCCTaatgtattgtgttttttttcccccaatgtcAATAATcaattgaaaaacaaacttaAGGATTTTCATAGACATGTATAGGGAATTTTTAAGAATGGTTACAGTTCACGTCACTtcaattattcataaacagtacaGGTAACTGGAAGACACCTCAGAGTTTGGCTAGCAATATTAAGGTTGTGtagttcataataataattttgccAATTATGTAAGGGAGACAACGAGTTGGGTGGGCCAGCAACCACAAAATGCTGCATCTTCCAAGAGCTGAGCCTGAGAACCCCATTCTATGTTATTTTCCAATAAGGCAAGCCTTTGCATACGAAAAGCATGTTGTAAAAGTTTCAGAACAAGCTGCTGTTTTGTTCCTGTTGTACAGAGTGAAAGGACATATTTCCAGGTGTACCTGCCTCAGGGAGTCAAGGACAGGAGTCTGCCCATGTTCTTCTCTTCTGCGTGGACTGTGGGGAAGGTGGTGGACGTTGCAGCATCACTGGCTAATctgaagaacaacaacaacattctgACGGCCAAGGTAACAAACACAAGACGAGCTCAGCGTCATGTGAGTTTGTTCGTTTTAGACAGGGGTCCGTAAATCGCCGATACATATTGCTGTTCACCACATTTGTTACACGCATCCTCCCAGATGAAATCACTGAAGTGGTTACTTAAGCTTGAGGGTTTGAAATGAGGTTAGTGAGCGCTTGGTGACTCCGAGAGAATCACAGGAACGGTCATTTGAGGAAAGGAAGACAGAGAGTTCAAAAAACTTAATCTGATTGCACCTTTTTATCCTTTAAGAAAAAGGGGTTTGCAATTGCAAATTCTTCACATACTTGGTGCCAATGTTGTAGTTTTGCAGAATCTTTTTTCTGGTTTGTGGGAACGTGGtagctgtctttcttttgtgtgtgtgatatCTTTCTCTGGATGTCTGGACTGTAATGTACTTTGTACGTTTATCTCTCTTTATCATTGTCTGCTGTAATAAACCTATACAGTCTTATTATTTATGGAACTAAGGTAAAACAAAATTGCATGTAGCATTTAAGATGTAATATTTGCACGTGGGGAAAGCTATTTTGACATGATCAAAATGATTCACTCATTTTCTTATATTTAAGGTTAAAtgttcttttatatttttatctcAATTAACACTCTCAATTATTACAAAACATTGCAGTTTTATGACACTGTTTGGTTAAAGCCTGCATTTGATGTGTGGTATTTTCACAAAATGTCATTACAGTTTTCTCTGCATTCCATTTTTTCCTATGGTTATGCTTATGGATTTTTTTACATGaactttgttttcaattttttttttccagttgtgcATTACAATgtgaaagtatttttaatttagctaAAACTTCACAAAATTCTAGTAACAATAAACACTGCAGGACTTTCATGTTAACTTGTCTCTGTCTCTTCAGAAGCTGAGGCTGTGCCACCCACTTTCTGGAGAAGCACTAAAAATGGACCAGACCCTGGACTCCTGGCTTTCACACCCAGACTGTCCACTTTATAATGGAGGAGACATAATCCTAGAATACCTTAACAATGACTGTGCGGGTCTGGACAACGTGACATCTTACCTCTCACAGCCTCAATAAACATCTGCGCCTGAGAAACTCCCTTTGCCATTTGGGTTTTGACCCCAAGACATgctaaataataaacatttgattTATTAAAGCTGtctctttgccttttttataaaCACATTTGATTGATGGAATGTGCTTAAAAATGTTATAGACTTTTGGATCTGGTTGACAACCGTACCAGCTGCAGTTAAAAAGTCAATATTGAGTCTATGataatttttttgtgtttatagatctctttaaaaaaagatgtcaTGATTAATATTTTTGGGAATTATATTCACTAAAGATGGAAACGGTAGTGTTCAAATTTTGAAAGTTGAAAGGCTGGCATTCTGCATGCATAGCATGTTCTCAAAAATGGCAGTTACCACAATTATGCTAATAAAGGACCTTGCTTCATTATTCTGAAAGGCAAGGTGAATCAGCACGTTACCTCAGATGCAAAATATTCAAGCAGAAGCATCTTTTCCCCACTTTTATCATTCAATTTGTTGGCAAATGTGTTTTTGGGCGCTGAATGGAAATAGACACCAAAgtcaattaaaaatgataattgGGTTTGGATTGCTTATGAAgaatttcagaattattttattttcttgtgttaGAACTGTGACTGATCAGAAAATAGGGCCGGATGAATAACACATAGTGCACAGAGGCCATATGCTTCGCTCAATTCATCGCACTAAATAGAGAACATGTCAGAATCTTAAATAGTACATTTAGTACTGTGTCCATgcactttaaaaacatttaatccaaaagaaaactgattagaCAACTATCTTACATTTTCAATCAATTAAGGCTTGGTAAGAATGGGAAATTGAGGTATTAAGGAaccagtaataggtttattccatgctgaaaagagaagaaagaaaacacattttggttgtggagccttcttcaggttttagAGCTGATTTAGGTATTAGACTGGTTTACCAAAATCAGTGAATCAACTGAAAATCTTATccagttttcagttttcaatatATAACATGTTGGGAGTGGGTGTCGATGACTGTTTTTGAGGGACCTTTGGAAAGTTAATCAGAGAAGTAATACTGGATTGCTCAGTTTCAGTGTGTCATAAGCAAATTCATTCCAAGAATAGGTGTAAAACATCTCAGAACAGCGCTGGCTTTAGTGAAATtgttatacatttaaaagaaaacaagtggtgaaaacaaaactgaaagtaaAGTGTTACTGGCCATGCAGGGCATTTTCTGTGTGCAGCACATTTACTTACTGTGTTGTAGAAAGGAAACCActttctttcccttttttggcccctttttttaaaataactgtcCCTTTCTTACAAATTTCTGTATGTCTTGTTCAGTTATCAAAAACATGCTAAACACTGCCGACCCAggtgggacttgaacccacaatcccCAGCTCCGGAGGCTgatgccttatccattaggccactgggccTCTGTTGTTAGTTAATGTCGACACCAAAAGCTTTGTGTGGTATCTTTGAACCACTTTGGCTTGTGTATCATTATCATGTCGTTTTTTTCTGTACACACTCAAGAGAAACCACGTTTTTAAAATCAGAGCAGCCTGAAGAGTGAGATAACAatggtgctgttttttttcttattaatgtTTGTAGATGATTAGTCATTTTACTACGGCTATGTTCTCACATAATTTAATGTAATAGCAATAGTATATTGTTAGAACTGGTTGAAATACAATTGAACTTTCAATACCATATAGATCAGATGAAGAGCTGCAGACTACTAGATTGAACCAAGCATAAAAGGCATGGAGAATACaattaacaaagaaaaatacCCTTATTGGATTTACATGTAAAATGGAATATTATATTCCTCTATAATTTGATGTGAAACATGGAAGGCATTACGATTGaattctgtacattttaaattcaaaaccATACACCAGTTTTACACAACTGAATTAGATCATTTTCAGTTCAGTACCCCTGACTTTTTTGCCTGCCTGGTGTTGCTCCTCTTTCTTACTCCTGTTTGTCTTACCGAATTACCGAATCAAAATGACACCTTATTGTTTGTTGTTCACTATTCTAtctatccacccattttctaattcACTTATCCTTTTCAGGTTC is a window of Lepisosteus oculatus isolate fLepOcu1 chromosome 6, fLepOcu1.hap2, whole genome shotgun sequence DNA encoding:
- the zfand1 gene encoding AN1-type zinc finger protein 1 isoform X1 produces the protein MAELDIGLHCRIETCNQKDFLPFVCDGCSGVFCLEHRSRESHCCSELALRKEPVKSGISLSYPCTFQDCDKKELLPVVCPHCQKHFCLAHRHQDDHECEKLEPLKPRMAATQQLVKEIVESKKGAPASKGRRGAKNSATAAKVALMKLKLHAAGDKSLLQSERTYFQVYLPQGVKDRSLPMFFSSAWTVGKVVDVAASLANLKNNNNILTAKKLRLCHPLSGEALKMDQTLDSWLSHPDCPLYNGGDIILEYLNNDCAGLDNVTSYLSQPQ
- the zfand1 gene encoding AN1-type zinc finger protein 1 isoform X2, which translates into the protein MAELDIGLHCRIETCNQKDFLPFVCDGCSGVFCLEHRSRESHCCSELALRKEPVKSGISLSYPCTFQDCDKKELLPVVCPHCQKHFCLAHRHQDDHECEKLEPLKPRMAATQQLVKEIVESKKGAPASKGRRGAKNSATAAKVALMKLKLHAAGDKSLLQSERTYFQVYLPQGVKDRSLPMFFSSAWTVGKVVDVAASLANLKNNNNILTAKLRLCHPLSGEALKMDQTLDSWLSHPDCPLYNGGDIILEYLNNDCAGLDNVTSYLSQPQ